A genomic stretch from Setaria viridis chromosome 1, Setaria_viridis_v4.0, whole genome shotgun sequence includes:
- the LOC117852532 gene encoding UTP:RNA uridylyltransferase 1 isoform X2 — MAAENSARPVADGFLRFLIPAPKPRRPAAPAAAARLEPPHRLVAPPPAFPVLRPEERLHIVPPTRPDWLPPPAPRKPPPPSHSPSPGDAGARPRPFPPAFNEPRTRNAGRFGGRGNGARGRSPGATAHNGGGGRSVPQRSKPAGVVHKKKAWVAVEKKGEDAGDEDRAAGSEGYSGGDEAGIEAEDQLEPEDEQDTGGHREGLDREDDANNSLHMAANQERSDGGGGGDERISELVSQSNQVPQLSGRMRRWQVESRPEIDTFTPGLLALYESLKPSEEHKSKQNQLVDSLTKSVSKEWPDAQLHLYGSCANSFGTSHSDVDVCLEMETGTESTAEALLKLADVLRSDNFDNVEAITSARVPIVRMSDPASGFSCDICINNLFAVANTKLLKDYAQIDQRLLQLAFLVKHWAKLRGVNETYRGTLSSYAYVLMCINFLQLREPKILPCLQAMEQTFTMNVDGTECAYFDEVHHLQDFGADNKESIAELLWAFFHYWAFDHDYRRDVISVRMGNTISKQEKNWTTRVGNDRHLMCIEDPFETGHDLGRVVDRQTLRILREEFERAAGVLQYNDDPCVTLFEPYD; from the exons atggccgccgagAACAGTGCGCGCCCCGTCGCCGACggcttcctccgcttcctcATCCCGGCGCCCAAGCCGCGgcgcccggccgcgcccgccgctgccgcgcgcctcgagccgccgcaccgcctcgtcgcgccgccgcccgcgttcCCCGTGCTGCGCCCCGAGGAGCGCCTCCACATCGTGCCGCCCACGCGGCCGGACTGGCtccccccgccggcgccgcggaagccgccgcctccttctcaCTCTCCCTCGCCGGGGGACGCGGGGGCGAGGCCGCGGCCGTTCCCGCCGGCGTTCAACGAGCCGAGGACGCGCAATGCGGGACGCTTCGGTGGACGTGGGAACGGCGCGAGGGGGAGGAGCCCCGGGGCCACCGCCCACAACGGTGGAGGAGGGCGCTCTGTTCCTCAGAGGTCCAAGCCGGCGGGGGTGGTTCACAAGAAGAAGGCGTGGGTCGCCGTCGAGAAGAAGGGCGAGGATGCCGGCGACGAGGAtcgggcggcggggagcgaaGGCTATTCCGGTGGGGATGAGGCGGGCATTGAGGCTGAGGACCAACTCGAACCGGAGGACGAGCAGGACACCGGTGGTCATCGCGAGGGTCTCGATCGGGAAGACGACGCGAATAATTCTCTGCACATGGCTGCTAATCAGGAGCGTtctgatggcggcggcggcggcgacgagcggatAAGCGAG CTTGTATCTCAGTCGAATCAAGTACCACAATTGAGTGGCAGAATGCGCAGATGGCAGGTGGAGTCCCGCCCCGAAATTGACACCTTCACGCCTGGCTTGCTCGCGCTCTACGAGTCCCTGAAGCCGTCAGAAGAGCACAAGTCCAAGCAGAATCAGCTTGTGGACTCCCTGACAAAGTCTGTCAGCAAGGAGTGGCCCGATGCTCAGCTGCATCTCTACGGATCATGCGCCAATTCGTTTGGAACATCCCACAGCGATGTTGACGTTTGTCTTGAGATGGAGACTGGCACCGAGAGCACAGCTGAGGCTCTTCTGAAATTAGCAGATGTATTAAGGAGTGATAACTTCGACAATGTGGAG GCAATTACCAGTGCTAGAGTTCCGATTGTAAGGATGTCAGATCCAGCAAGTGGCTTCTCGTGCGACATATGCATCAACAACCTCTTTGCTGTTGCTAACACAAAGCTTCTTAAGGATTACGCCCAGATAGATCAGAGATTGCTTCAGCTGGCCTTTCTTGTGAAACACTGGGCTAAACTGAGGGGTGTGAATGAAACTTACCGTGGGACCCTCTCTAGCTATGC GTATGTTCTCATGTGCATTAACTTCTTGCAGCTACGAGAGCCCAAGATTCTACCATGTCTGCAG GCCATGGAGCAAACATTTACCATGAATGTTGATGGCACCGAGTGCGCATATTTCGACGaagttcatcatctccaagacTTCGGTGCTGATAACAAGGAGAGCATCGCGGAATTACTCTGGGCGTTCTTCCACTACTGGGCATTCGACCATGATTACAGGCGTGATGTCATCTCGGTTCGCATGGGGAACACGATCAG CAAGCAGGAGAAGAACTGGACTACTCGTGTCGGCAACGACCGCCATCTGATGTGCATCGAGGACCCGTTCGAGACCGGCCATGACTTAGGCCGTGTGGTTGACAGGCAGACGCTCAGGATCCTCAGGGAGGAGTTCGAGCGAGCTGCCGGCGTGCTGCAGTACAACGATGACCCCTGCGTGACTCTTTTCGAGCCCTATGACTGA
- the LOC117845729 gene encoding peroxisome biogenesis protein 2, protein MSLVESTSASEGPPPQDAWHAEFQRLLPLWESLRDSSKVIIPISISRVNQFDAARLDVEMSAMLKEQLVKVFSLMKPGLLFQYEPELDAFLEFLIWRFSIWVDKPTPGNALMNLRYRDERVVPIIGKEVRTGLEGPGLSVSQKIFYCISFVGGQYIWSRLQSFSAFRRWGDLEQRPLARRAWGLVQNAEGLYQAASFFNLLLFLYGGRYKTIVERILKARLVYGSPNMNRAVSFEYMNRQLVWNEFSEMLLLLLPLLNSSSVKKFLLPFSKDKSAGSFGDEADCPICRSSPSIPFIALPCQHRYCYYCLHTRCSATSSYRCPRCNEVVVAIQRQGSV, encoded by the exons ATGTCCCTCGTTGAGTCCACCTCTGCTTCGGAGGGGCCGCCGCCACAGGACGCATGGCACGCGGAGTTTCAGCGCCTCCTCCCGCTCTGGGAGTCGCTGCGCGATTCATCCAAG GTCATTATCCCAATTTCAATATCTAGGGTGAACCAGTTTGATGCTGCAAGGCTAGATGTCGAGATGTCTGCCATGTTGAAAGAGCAGCTAGTCAAAGTGTTCTCTTTGATGAAG CCAGGACTCTTATTCCAATATGAGCCTGAACTCGATGCTTTCCTCGAATTCCTCATCTGGAGGTTCTCGATTTGGGTTGACAAGCCAACCCCAGGCAATGCATTGATGAACCTAAGATATAGAGATGAGCGGGTAGTGCCCATCATTGGAAAAGAAG TAAGAACAGGTTTGGAAGGACCTGGGCTTTCTGTTTCTCAAAAGATCTTTTATTGTATTAGCTTTGTTGGTGGCCAATATATATGGTCGCGATTGCAGTCCTTTTCTGCTTTCCGTCGATGGGGTGATTTGGAACAG AGACCACTAGCACGCCGTGCCTGGGGCTTAGTGCAGAATGCTGAAGGATTGTACCAAGCTGCTTCATTCTTCAACCTATTATTGTTCCTTTATGGTGGAAG GTACAAAACTATCGTAGAAAGAATTCTGAAAGCAAGACTTGTTTATGGGAGCCCCAACATGAATAGAGCTGTTAGCTTTGAGTACATGAATCGGCAGCTGGTTTGGAATGAGTTTTCG GAAATGTTGCTTTTGCTTCTTCCGCTCTTAAACTCATCCTCTGTAAAGAAGTTCCTTCTTCCCTTCTCCAAAGATAAGTCGGCAGGTTCTTTTGGTGATGAAGCAGATTGTCCTATATGTCGGTCCAGTCCtagcattccttttatagctctTCCATGTCAACACAG GTACTGCTATTATTGCCTACACACACGATGTTCGGCTACGAGTTCTTACAGATGTCCACGTTGTAACGAGGTTGTTGTTGCAATTCAAAGACAAGGATCAGTTTAG
- the LOC117852546 gene encoding protein DETOXIFICATION 46, chloroplastic has translation MSAHLRLLSAAHPIPAPAAAPTNLRRLQLPAPLLPAARLRLLRATRLEESRGSSRAGPCRCAGSAVARVGDDGGDQAAGIWEQVRDIVVFAGPALGLWICGPLMSLIDTMVIGQTSALQLAALGPGTVFCDYLSYIFMFLSVATSNMVATSLAKKDKELAQHQVSMLLFIALACGIGMFLFTKVFGTQVLTAFTGSGNYEIVTSANTYAQIRGFAWPAVLVGLVAQSASLGVKDSWGPLKALAAASVINGVGDIVLCSVCGYGIAGAAWATMVSQIVAAFMMMRNLNNKGFRAFSFTIPSTRELLQIFEIAAPVFVTMTSKVAFYALLTYSATSMGAITLAAHQVMINILCMCTVWGEPLSQTAQSFMPELIYGANRNLTKARMLLKSLVIIGAITGAVLGTVGTLVPWLFPSLFTNDRMVVQQMHIILAPYFSALLVTPSVHSLEGTLLAGRDLRYLSQSMSVCFCIGTLLLMVLRNKFGSLPGCWWILVLFQWGRFASGFQRLISPTGMLHNENFNQVEYIKTKAT, from the exons atGTCGgcgcacctccgcctcctctcggCCGCCCACCCCATCCCCGCCCCCGCTGCCGCACCCACtaacctccgccgcctccaactccctgctcctcttcttcccgcggcccgcctccgcctgctccggGCGACGCGGCTGGAGGAGAGCCGGGGCTCCTCCCGCGCCGGTCCCTGCCGCTGCGCCGGCTCGGCCGTCGCGCGGGTCGGCGACGACGGTGGGGACCAGGCGGCGGGGATATGGGAGCAGGTGCGGGACATCGTCGTGTTCGCGGGCCCGGCGCTGGGGCTCTGGATCTGCGGCCCGCTCATGAGCCTCATCGACACCATGGTCATCGGCCAGACCTCCGCACTCCAGCTCGCCGCGCTAG GGCCTGGGACAGTGTTCTGCGACTACCTAAGCTACATATTCATGTTCCTTTCGGTTGCGACCTCTAACATGGTGGCCACATCCTTAGCTAAAAAG GATAAAGAACTTGCACAGCATCAAGTGTCTATGTTGCTGTTTATTGCTcttgcttgtggcataggaATGTTTTTGTTCACCAAGGTTTTTGGTACTCAAGTATTGACTG CTTTTACTGGATCAGGGAATTATGAAATTGTCACTTCGGCCAATACATATGCACAG ATAAGAGGCTTTGCATGGCCTGCAGTTCTTGTTGGCTTAGTTGCTCAAAGTGCTAG CCTGGGCGTGAAGGATTCTTGGGGTCCTTTGAAGGCATTAGCAGCTGCTAGTGTTATAAATGGTGTTGGTGATATAGTTCTTTGCTCTGTTTGTGGCTATGGAATTGCTGGTGCGGCCTGGGCAACTATGGTTTCACAG ATTGTTGCAGCTTTCATGATGATGCGGAATCTAAACAATAAGGGTTTTCGAGCTTTCTCATTTACGATTCCTTCAACGAGAGAGCTGCTGCAGATATTTGAAATTGCAGCTCCTGTTTTTGTGACAATGACATCCAAG GTAGCATTTTATGCATTGCTCACATATTCAGCGACTTCTATGGGAGCAATAACTCTTGCAGCCCACCAG GTTATGATTAATATCTTATGCATGTGTACTGTTTGGGGTGAGCCTCTGTCACAAACTGCACAGTCATTCATGCCGGAGCTGATATATGGTGCTAATCGTAATTTGACCAAG GCAAGGATGCTATTGAAGTCACTTGTGATCATTGGAGCGATTACTGGAGCGGTTTTGGGTACAGTAGGGACACTTGTTCCATGGCTTTTCCCCAGTCTCTTTACCAATGACAGAATGGTTGTCCAACAG ATGCACATAATACTGGCTCCATATTTCAGTGCATTGCTGGTGACTCCTTCAGTACACTCCCTTGAAGGAACATTATTG GCCGGAAGGGATCTGAGATATTTAAGTCAATCAATGAGTGTATGCTTTTGCATTGGAACCCTTCTATTGATG GTTCTCCGCAACAAATTTGGTAGTTTGCCAGGATGCTGGTGGATACTCGTCTTGTTTCAGTGG GGTCGGTTTGCAAGTGGTTTTCAACGGCTCATTTCTCCAACGGGCATGTTGCACAATGAAAACTTTAACCAGGTTGAGTACATCAAAACGAAGGCCACGTGA
- the LOC117852532 gene encoding UTP:RNA uridylyltransferase 1 isoform X1, with protein MAAENSARPVADGFLRFLIPAPKPRRPAAPAAAARLEPPHRLVAPPPAFPVLRPEERLHIVPPTRPDWLPPPAPRKPPPPSHSPSPGDAGARPRPFPPAFNEPRTRNAGRFGGRGNGARGRSPGATAHNGGGGRSVPQRSKPAGVVHKKKAWVAVEKKGEDAGDEDRAAGSEGYSGGDEAGIEAEDQLEPEDEQDTGGHREGLDREDDANNSLHMAANQERSDGGGGGDERISEQLVSQSNQVPQLSGRMRRWQVESRPEIDTFTPGLLALYESLKPSEEHKSKQNQLVDSLTKSVSKEWPDAQLHLYGSCANSFGTSHSDVDVCLEMETGTESTAEALLKLADVLRSDNFDNVEAITSARVPIVRMSDPASGFSCDICINNLFAVANTKLLKDYAQIDQRLLQLAFLVKHWAKLRGVNETYRGTLSSYAYVLMCINFLQLREPKILPCLQAMEQTFTMNVDGTECAYFDEVHHLQDFGADNKESIAELLWAFFHYWAFDHDYRRDVISVRMGNTISKQEKNWTTRVGNDRHLMCIEDPFETGHDLGRVVDRQTLRILREEFERAAGVLQYNDDPCVTLFEPYD; from the exons atggccgccgagAACAGTGCGCGCCCCGTCGCCGACggcttcctccgcttcctcATCCCGGCGCCCAAGCCGCGgcgcccggccgcgcccgccgctgccgcgcgcctcgagccgccgcaccgcctcgtcgcgccgccgcccgcgttcCCCGTGCTGCGCCCCGAGGAGCGCCTCCACATCGTGCCGCCCACGCGGCCGGACTGGCtccccccgccggcgccgcggaagccgccgcctccttctcaCTCTCCCTCGCCGGGGGACGCGGGGGCGAGGCCGCGGCCGTTCCCGCCGGCGTTCAACGAGCCGAGGACGCGCAATGCGGGACGCTTCGGTGGACGTGGGAACGGCGCGAGGGGGAGGAGCCCCGGGGCCACCGCCCACAACGGTGGAGGAGGGCGCTCTGTTCCTCAGAGGTCCAAGCCGGCGGGGGTGGTTCACAAGAAGAAGGCGTGGGTCGCCGTCGAGAAGAAGGGCGAGGATGCCGGCGACGAGGAtcgggcggcggggagcgaaGGCTATTCCGGTGGGGATGAGGCGGGCATTGAGGCTGAGGACCAACTCGAACCGGAGGACGAGCAGGACACCGGTGGTCATCGCGAGGGTCTCGATCGGGAAGACGACGCGAATAATTCTCTGCACATGGCTGCTAATCAGGAGCGTtctgatggcggcggcggcggcgacgagcggatAAGCGAG CAGCTTGTATCTCAGTCGAATCAAGTACCACAATTGAGTGGCAGAATGCGCAGATGGCAGGTGGAGTCCCGCCCCGAAATTGACACCTTCACGCCTGGCTTGCTCGCGCTCTACGAGTCCCTGAAGCCGTCAGAAGAGCACAAGTCCAAGCAGAATCAGCTTGTGGACTCCCTGACAAAGTCTGTCAGCAAGGAGTGGCCCGATGCTCAGCTGCATCTCTACGGATCATGCGCCAATTCGTTTGGAACATCCCACAGCGATGTTGACGTTTGTCTTGAGATGGAGACTGGCACCGAGAGCACAGCTGAGGCTCTTCTGAAATTAGCAGATGTATTAAGGAGTGATAACTTCGACAATGTGGAG GCAATTACCAGTGCTAGAGTTCCGATTGTAAGGATGTCAGATCCAGCAAGTGGCTTCTCGTGCGACATATGCATCAACAACCTCTTTGCTGTTGCTAACACAAAGCTTCTTAAGGATTACGCCCAGATAGATCAGAGATTGCTTCAGCTGGCCTTTCTTGTGAAACACTGGGCTAAACTGAGGGGTGTGAATGAAACTTACCGTGGGACCCTCTCTAGCTATGC GTATGTTCTCATGTGCATTAACTTCTTGCAGCTACGAGAGCCCAAGATTCTACCATGTCTGCAG GCCATGGAGCAAACATTTACCATGAATGTTGATGGCACCGAGTGCGCATATTTCGACGaagttcatcatctccaagacTTCGGTGCTGATAACAAGGAGAGCATCGCGGAATTACTCTGGGCGTTCTTCCACTACTGGGCATTCGACCATGATTACAGGCGTGATGTCATCTCGGTTCGCATGGGGAACACGATCAG CAAGCAGGAGAAGAACTGGACTACTCGTGTCGGCAACGACCGCCATCTGATGTGCATCGAGGACCCGTTCGAGACCGGCCATGACTTAGGCCGTGTGGTTGACAGGCAGACGCTCAGGATCCTCAGGGAGGAGTTCGAGCGAGCTGCCGGCGTGCTGCAGTACAACGATGACCCCTGCGTGACTCTTTTCGAGCCCTATGACTGA
- the LOC117853688 gene encoding uncharacterized protein, translating into MTLTMKSSVYTKWASFFKSMCGKFGLKSHIDGMVVPHPQDPDWDQADCCIHSWFFSSVDDSILDLAMTDDDQTTRDLWFTIEGLFRANKQSRTIFLSHDFHSMTHDDSSIAEYCSRMKTLANALHDISHPVQDSQLVLNLLRGLNPRFSNTANDIANSTAGFPSFALKELCLTNEEKISNSTALLDGNSASLSSSDCTGGCHPPFGSVQIGGGDSNSSGGRTSGGGGGGKKK; encoded by the coding sequence ATGACGTTGACGATGAAGTCCTCCGTCTACACCAAGTGGGCGTctttcttcaagtccatgtgcggcaagtttggcctcaagtcgcacatcgacGGCATGGTGGTGCCCCATCCCCAGGACCCCGACTGGGATCAAGCAGATTGCTGCATCCACTCCTGGTTCTTCAGCTCCGTCGATGACTCCATCCTCGATCTCGCCATGACCGACGACGATCAGACCACTCGGGATCTTTGGTTCACCATAGAGGGCCTCTTCCGTGCCAACAAGCAGTCCCGGAcgatcttcctcagccacgacttccactccatgacacaTGACGACTCCTCCATCGCCGAGTACTGCAGCCGCATGAAGACCCTCGCCAACGCCCTCCACGACATTAGCCATCCCGTTCAGGACTCCCAGCTTGTCCTaaacctcctccgcggcctcaacCCACGCTTCTCCAACACTGCCAATgacatcgccaactccaccgccGGCTTCCCGTCCTTCGCCCTGAAGGAACTTTGCCTCACCAACgaggagaagatctccaactccactGCCCTCCTCGATGGGAACTCTGCATCGCTTTCATCCTCCGACTGTACGGGCGGGTGTCACCCGCCGTTTGGTTCTGTCcagatcggcggcggcgatagCAACAGTAGCGGCGGCCGCaccagcggtggtggcggcggcggaaagaaGAAGTGA